GGGCCGACGCGACTGGCGACATCATCGCGCTCGGCGTCTACGGCCCCCGCTCCCGCGAGCTGCTGTCCGCCGCGCTCGGAACCGACATCCCCGCGCTGGACGAGGATGCCTTCGTGGAGCCGGAGTTCGCGGGTGCGCGCCTGCTGGTCGCGGCCACGCGCGAGGCCGGCGGCGAGGCGGGCTTCGACGTCTTCGTCCCCGCGGACCACGCCGCCGAGCTCTGGCGGACGCTGCTGGTGCGCGGAGCCGAAACGGGAGCGCGGCCGGTGGGCTTCGGTGCGCTGGAGACGTTGCGGATCGAGGCGGGGCGCCCGCGCTACGGCACGGACATCACCGAAGAAACCATCCCCACCGAGGCGTACGAGCAGGCGGGGCTGATGAGCCGCGCCATCTCGTTCACCAAGGGGTGCTATACGGGGCAGGAGGTGGTGATCCGCATCGCCCACCGCGGACACGTGAACCGCCATCTGCGCGGACTGCTGCTGGGCGACGTGGGCGTCCCGGCCCCGCGCACACCTCTGACGGACGTCGATACGGGAAAGCAGGTCGGCTGGACGACGAGCGCGGCCTTTTCGCCGATGCTCGGCCAGACGATCGCGCTGGGCTACGTGCGGCGCGAGGTTCAGCCTGGGGAAGACGTGCAGGTGGGCGACGGCGGCGAGGGGCGCGCGCGCGTGGTCAAGCTGCCGTTCGACCGCGCATGAAGGAGAGCAGCGCGTCGGCGCTCAAGGAGTGGGCGGTGGTGGACGAGGCGCTGGCCACCGGCCGCGTGTCGCTGCTGGTGCGGAAGGGCGGCATCCACGAACGGGCCGGCGACTTCGACGTGGAGCATGGGGAGTTCTGGATCTTCCCCAGCGGCTGGCACCAGAACCCCGAAGACCTCGCGGCCGAGCTGCATCCGCTGCTGAACGCCATCGGGCCGCAGCCGCGCGGCACCGTTCCGTTCCGCACGTACTGCGTGGTGGATGGCGTGCACCGGATCGAGAGCCCCGAGGTGCTCGACCGTATTCAGGGGCTGCACCCGCTCTCCCCTCCCGCCGCGCACTACCGCTTCAACTACCGCAACAGGCCGTACGTCCACGCGCTGCTCGTCCGCGCCTACCGCCTGGACGAGGCCGTGGCGCTCCCCGACGTGCACCGCTACGAGGGCTGCGTGTCGTGGGTGGCGCTGGATCAGCCGATCCCCACCGCCGGCCTCCGCCCCGTGCTGACGGACGAAGAGTTCGCCGCCGTGCGGAAGGACATCCTGGATCGGCTGGGCGCACCCGTCCCGATCGCACACGATCCATCGCGCTGAAGCGCAGGCGTATCAGCGCCTACGCGGGCAATCTGTCGCCCTGACGAGGCCCACGCAGACCAAGCCCCAACACCGGCAATCTGTCATCCTGAGGCCCAAGCGCACCGCCCCATCCCGCAGCACATCCCACGCGGGCCGAAGGATCTAGCCGCGGCCACGTAACAGCTGGGGCGCGGCAGCGGGCACGGAACCCTGAGCCACGTCTGTTCGCGCCTCGACGAACTTTGGCGCATGCCTCGGCCGCGCCCCATCCCCAGCCCTTCCCCCGCAAACCCCGCCGGGGAAGGGAGCCAGCCCCGTGCGGTTCGACGGGCTTTGGTGCATGCCCTGGGAGCCCCCTCCCCCGGCCCCGTCCCCCGGCCCCGCTTCGCAGGGAGGGGGAGATTTGAACGACGCTCCGGCCGGCCCGGCGCACTCTACAAAAGACGGGGGGCGAGGAGCATTGCGCTTCGGACAAGGTGGCGCATGCCCCTGGCAGCCCTCTCTCCCCGGCCCTCTCCCCCGCAAGCGGGGGAGAGGGAGAATTCAATCGCGCTCCGGCTGGCTGTTGCGCACTCGACTGCGCGTGCAGTCCGCGCAGGCGGACTTCGTGATGTGCCAGCTGCGGTTTCAACCGCCGGGACGGATGTGGCGGCCTCTGCACTGGTGACCGCTGCCGCGCCCGGGCTAAGAAGCGTCCGCGGTTAGATCCTTCGGCCCGCGTGGGAGAGGGTGCGGGCACGTGTCGCCCGCCTGGGCCTCAGGATGACAGGCTGTGGGGCTGCAAGGACTTACGTGTGACGCGCCGGACTGGCTCCCTTCGCCCGCGCAGTTTGCGGGGGAAGGGTTGGGGATGGGGGGCGCCAGGCCGCGCGCACCGGACTCAGCCCCTATGGCACCAGCATGGGCCCGAACCCCGCCGGCAGCGACAGCGTGAACGTCGAACCCACACCCTGCTTCGACCGCACCGTCACGTCGCCTCCCAGCCGCCGCGCCAGCTGCCGCGAGAGCGCCAGCCCCATCCCCGTCCCCCCGTACCGCCGCGTCGCCGACCCGTCGATCTGCAGGAACTGCGCGAAGATGCGCTCCTGGTCGGCCTCGTCGATCCCGATCCCCGTGTCCTCCACCTCCCAGACGATGGAGTGCCGCGCGTCGCCCCCGGCGCGCGCCTCGGGGGTCCACGGCGAGCCGCTGCTTACGCGGACGCGCACCGTCACCCGCCCCGCCGGCGTGAACTTGAACGCGTTGCCCACCAGGTTGCGAAGGATGCGCACCACCTGGCTTGGATCGGTGCGCACCGGCACGGCCGCATCGGGGGCCAGCGTGCGCACCTCCACCTCGGG
The Longimicrobium sp. DNA segment above includes these coding regions:
- a CDS encoding aminomethyltransferase family protein, yielding MSETTAAPTAAPIRPLLESAGAVFGQVAGREVARHFGDGNAEYRAVRESAGMAWRGDRVRFRLWGKDPARMIHGLITNDLLKAPAGRGVYAAMLTPKGRTIADLRVFRREGAGGPEVLVDVAAEALEGVRDHFKKFVPPMFARWADATGDIIALGVYGPRSRELLSAALGTDIPALDEDAFVEPEFAGARLLVAATREAGGEAGFDVFVPADHAAELWRTLLVRGAETGARPVGFGALETLRIEAGRPRYGTDITEETIPTEAYEQAGLMSRAISFTKGCYTGQEVVIRIAHRGHVNRHLRGLLLGDVGVPAPRTPLTDVDTGKQVGWTTSAAFSPMLGQTIALGYVRREVQPGEDVQVGDGGEGRARVVKLPFDRA
- a CDS encoding DUF1802 family protein, which codes for MKESSASALKEWAVVDEALATGRVSLLVRKGGIHERAGDFDVEHGEFWIFPSGWHQNPEDLAAELHPLLNAIGPQPRGTVPFRTYCVVDGVHRIESPEVLDRIQGLHPLSPPAAHYRFNYRNRPYVHALLVRAYRLDEAVALPDVHRYEGCVSWVALDQPIPTAGLRPVLTDEEFAAVRKDILDRLGAPVPIAHDPSR
- a CDS encoding sensor histidine kinase; this translates as ELRTPLTAILGFTYLLRERHAGPLTDEQAQSVERVETAAMQLMELIDDLLNMANLQLGRLDVRPETCDAVALARAAMSGLAPPAPEVEVRTLAPDAAVPVRTDPSQVVRILRNLVGNAFKFTPAGRVTVRVRVSSGSPWTPEARAGGDARHSIVWEVEDTGIGIDEADQERIFAQFLQIDGSATRRYGGTGMGLALSRQLARRLGGDVTVRSKQGVGSTFTLSLPAGFGPMLVP